In Lineus longissimus chromosome 7, tnLinLong1.2, whole genome shotgun sequence, a genomic segment contains:
- the LOC135491546 gene encoding (Lyso)-N-acylphosphatidylethanolamine lipase-like isoform X1 — translation MATSTEHGGSITSLPDMPLPPSPPHIYWTQRSHSMDNMSVDDMGMHGEAWVENPCGFGGSQSFTDDSNEIKSERRRWLRWRRCPKSMSALERDEQKLFSNLKTKTYCTHVNVGEEHRIRTLRTTPPNERVKTANPIPIVCLHGMGAAIGFWALNIDDLARHRPFFAMDLLGFGNSSRSSFPDDPNEAEQQFIDTIEDWCEELGLKQFILLGHSFGGYLATAFSIKYPRRIKRLILVDPWGFPRKPDNLEERYNINPVKRAVLKIMLKFSPLAAMRALGPLGPCLMKKVRPDLKLKFQSVVEGDVLYQYIYHCNSKTPASGEYAFMKINDTLGWSKFPLMNRIGDLDSSIRITFIYGEDSWMDHDYADSLKARRQGKVDIKCVSDAGHHVYADNPSIFNMLVNKACTRTDMEEGHGLNQDMERN, via the exons ATGGCTACCAGCACTGAGCATGGCGGTAGTATCACCAGTCTTCCAGATATGCCGTTGCCACCATCCCCACCGCACATTTACTGGACCCAACGGTCACACAGCATGGACAACATGAGTGTTGATGACATGGGTATGCATGGAGAGGCTTGGGTCGAAAACCCATGCGGCTTTGGAGGTTCGCAGAGTTTCACAGATGACTCCAATGAAATCAAAAG TGAGAGACGAAGATGGTTAAGATGGAGGAGATGTCCTAAGTCCATGTCGGCACTTGAAAGAGACGAGcagaaattattttcaa ATCTCAAAACAAAAACGTACTGCACACATGTCAATGTCGGCGAAGAGCATCGCATACGTACCCTCCGGACCACACCTCCAAATGAACGTGTCAAGACAGCAAATCCTATCCCGATTGTCTGCTTACATGGCATGGGTGCCGCGATAGGATTCTGGGCATTAAACATTGACGATCTCGCCCGCCATCGTCCATTCTTTGCCATGGATTTACTAGGGTTTGGTAACAGTAGTCGTTCAAGCTTTCCTGATGACCCAAACGAGGCGGAACAGCAATTCATCGACACGATTGAAGACTGGTGTGAAGAACTTGGTTTGAAACAGTTCATTCTGCTTGGTCATAGCTTCGGTGGTTACCTTGCGACCGCGTTCAGTATAAAGTATCCCAGAAGGATTAAGCGTCTAATACTTGTTGACCCGTGGGGCTTTCCAAGGAAACCAGACAACCTTGAGGAGAGGTATAATATCAACCCGGTGAAAAGAGCAGTGCTGAAGATAATGTTGAAGTTTAGTCCCTTGGCTGCTATGAGAGCTTTAGGACCACTTG GACCTTGTCTTATGAAGAAAGTCCGTCCAGATCTTAAACTCAAATTCCAAAGTGTCGTCGAAGGTGATGTATTGTACCAGTATATCTATCACTGCAACTCCAAGACTCCAGCTAG TGGCGAATACGCCTTTATGAAAATAAACGACACACTCGGTTGGTCCAAGTTTCCATTGATGAATCGAATTGGAGACCTTGACTCTTCCATCAGAATCACGTTCATCTACGGGGAAGACTCCTGGATGGATCACGACTATGCTGACAGTCTCAAGGCCAGACGCCAAGGGAAGGTCGATATTAAG TGCGTGAGTGATGCCGGCCACCATGTCTATGCAGACAACCCCTCCATATTCAACATGCTGGTGAATAAGGCGTGTACAAGGACAGATATGGAAGAGGGACATGGTCTCAACCAAGATATGGAGAGGAATTGA
- the LOC135491546 gene encoding (Lyso)-N-acylphosphatidylethanolamine lipase-like isoform X2, with protein MWLRASLVATLNKIWYLNEVCERRRWLRWRRCPKSMSALERDEQKLFSNLKTKTYCTHVNVGEEHRIRTLRTTPPNERVKTANPIPIVCLHGMGAAIGFWALNIDDLARHRPFFAMDLLGFGNSSRSSFPDDPNEAEQQFIDTIEDWCEELGLKQFILLGHSFGGYLATAFSIKYPRRIKRLILVDPWGFPRKPDNLEERYNINPVKRAVLKIMLKFSPLAAMRALGPLGPCLMKKVRPDLKLKFQSVVEGDVLYQYIYHCNSKTPASGEYAFMKINDTLGWSKFPLMNRIGDLDSSIRITFIYGEDSWMDHDYADSLKARRQGKVDIKCVSDAGHHVYADNPSIFNMLVNKACTRTDMEEGHGLNQDMERN; from the exons ATGTGGCTTCGTGCATCCCTTGTTGCTACACTTAATAAAATATGGTACTTAAATGAAGTATG TGAGAGACGAAGATGGTTAAGATGGAGGAGATGTCCTAAGTCCATGTCGGCACTTGAAAGAGACGAGcagaaattattttcaa ATCTCAAAACAAAAACGTACTGCACACATGTCAATGTCGGCGAAGAGCATCGCATACGTACCCTCCGGACCACACCTCCAAATGAACGTGTCAAGACAGCAAATCCTATCCCGATTGTCTGCTTACATGGCATGGGTGCCGCGATAGGATTCTGGGCATTAAACATTGACGATCTCGCCCGCCATCGTCCATTCTTTGCCATGGATTTACTAGGGTTTGGTAACAGTAGTCGTTCAAGCTTTCCTGATGACCCAAACGAGGCGGAACAGCAATTCATCGACACGATTGAAGACTGGTGTGAAGAACTTGGTTTGAAACAGTTCATTCTGCTTGGTCATAGCTTCGGTGGTTACCTTGCGACCGCGTTCAGTATAAAGTATCCCAGAAGGATTAAGCGTCTAATACTTGTTGACCCGTGGGGCTTTCCAAGGAAACCAGACAACCTTGAGGAGAGGTATAATATCAACCCGGTGAAAAGAGCAGTGCTGAAGATAATGTTGAAGTTTAGTCCCTTGGCTGCTATGAGAGCTTTAGGACCACTTG GACCTTGTCTTATGAAGAAAGTCCGTCCAGATCTTAAACTCAAATTCCAAAGTGTCGTCGAAGGTGATGTATTGTACCAGTATATCTATCACTGCAACTCCAAGACTCCAGCTAG TGGCGAATACGCCTTTATGAAAATAAACGACACACTCGGTTGGTCCAAGTTTCCATTGATGAATCGAATTGGAGACCTTGACTCTTCCATCAGAATCACGTTCATCTACGGGGAAGACTCCTGGATGGATCACGACTATGCTGACAGTCTCAAGGCCAGACGCCAAGGGAAGGTCGATATTAAG TGCGTGAGTGATGCCGGCCACCATGTCTATGCAGACAACCCCTCCATATTCAACATGCTGGTGAATAAGGCGTGTACAAGGACAGATATGGAAGAGGGACATGGTCTCAACCAAGATATGGAGAGGAATTGA